The window ggtcactcagcaagGGGACAGAGTCCAAATTGGAACCCACTTCCGAGTGTTTCCAGCCTTTGGCTCATAACCACTGCATCCCCCCACCAAGGCGGAAGACAGCAGCAGGGTGGGCGGGGGGGCGCCAGCAGAGAGCAGGGCTAGCTGAGCAGCCCTGGATAATAGCAAGCTGTTGGTGGTGTTGCGTTGTGCTGGTGCTCGTTTACTGAGGACTTGCTGCGTGCTGGGCACCATGCTCAGAGCTTGCATAATGACAGTGACGGGATATGGTCTGTGGCGCTTGGAAGGGCCCCAATGTCCGTGCCGTTACTGAAGCCAGGGGACCCCAAGGTTACTGTGAACATTCAGTAAGAACACCATTACCCTTCGATcatgttcccaacacagacacagatgaaaggAAGTGAATcctgtcaatttgctgttttcttgttgactcAAGgctcacaaggatttatgagcttgttttgcagaagaaaaaagatgccTTTAGGGAAGTTTCAATCACCAGGTAACGGCCCCAGCTGCCGAGGACGCCCAGAAGTccagttgcccaagggcttatctggagtggaAGAAACACAGGCTTCCCCTTCGTTTCTCCACAACTCCTCCTGCCGAGCCCCTCAGGTCTAGAAAACcccctgatttcttcttttgtgaagatggatttgagagaacctatcctcccgcCTTCTCATTTGGGCCAATTTGAATAACCCTGTCTCCATCTCCAGGCACAGTGTCTCCATGACGGGCTTATTGTGCACCGgccacaaacttgagattaagaggtagGTACCATTACTGCCTTGTTCGTCTGCCCCTCACACTGGCATTCCAAGATGGAGACTGTCCCGGTCTCCACAGCGCCCTGAGAGGAAATCATGACAGAAGCTCCTGGAGAAGCAGAGATTTGGCCCCAGTCTGTAGGCTGTTCCTCTAACCCCTGCACTTTCTCTACCCCTTGCAGCCTCCACCGCAACCCTTAGTGCAGGAAGAAATaccacccattttacagatgagggaaactgaggccgagacTTGGACTCACCCACAGAGCCACCGACTTGACCCGTCGTCTGTCTGATCAGCTCGTCCACACTCTTGACCCTTTTCTCACCTGGCAGGAGGCCGGAGCTTCCACAGGGCCCTGTCCCCCACGAggtcccagcctccctctccttcctgtgctgcttcttcatttctcctttgacttgTGTCATTTCTGCTTGCTGATGGGTGAGTGTCCATTGTATGTTACAAGAATTGcctattttttccccagattaggttgttgtttgtgtttgttCCTACACAAAAGGTTTAAGTTTTATACGGTTCAACAGGTCCTCTGTTTATCTTATAGATTCAAAATTTCCAGCCTTGGTTAAGAAAGTCTCCAGGCTCCTAGAGAGTGGGAGGGGGcagtctcttcttccctccccctccccctcctagGCTTGTCCTTCTTGGGTGGGGGTCGTTTGATATCTTCTTGTCAATTTGCAAGCACTCTTTACGTATTATAGCTATTAACTCTATGCCCTTCTAAGTGTTCCAAATTTTTCCTCAAGCCTTTTGCATATTGCCTTGCAACACTTTTTAAGTGTTATGCAAATATGTTTCTCTCATATTTCCCAGGTTCTGGGTTTCCATCCTTGGTTAGGAAGACCTCCCACTCCTCAGGGGGCACAGGAGAGGGGAGCCCCCtcctcatctcctctcctcctctcccttcccctccagagcccctctctctccttatCTCCAGCTTCTCCTTCCCCAAGGTCCTGCATCCAGGCATGGGGACCCCCCAGCCTGgaggcccagccccctcccttgtccccttccccagcctttcCTTATCTGGAAGTGGGGTTCCACTCCTTGccaatttttaagagttcttcccACCTGTACCCGTTAACCCTATGCTATCCTCTGCATGGCAAGCCACGGGTCCTCGAGTCCTGTAGTTGACTTTCTTTATAATGCCTGCCACACAAAAGCTGAAGctattttatacaaatatgtCCATCTTGTATCCATTGGTGGTGGGTTTCCCACCGGGGTTAGGAAGGTCTCCCTGCTCCCGGGGAAGGGAcgtcctccccttccctcccgaGTCCTTATGTCGCAGCTTCGCGGTCCCCACGGGTCAGGCGCACAGGAGCGCGCGGGAGGTGGGGGGGCGGTGCTGCCGGTGTCCAAGGTGCCTGCCCGGTACCCGCCGACCTCAGGAGCGCAAAGGAGCCGCGCGTGGACCAGAGCGACTCTGCTGTGAGCACCGCCGCCGCCGGCGCCCACCTGCCTTCCCGCCCTCGGGCTGGGCGGACGCGGCCGCCTGGCTCGTGGTGGCCCCGCGCACGCACACGAGGTCACCGCGTGGTTCCCGCGCCGCGAGGCCGGCAGGACACGCAAGTTCACCTCCGGGCTCTGCTGCGGGTGCTCGCCCCCTAGGGCGCCGCTCAGGACCCAGCCCCCAGACCTTGGGGCTTGTCCACACCCCTGAGGCCCTGCTCCAAATTGGGAGTCCCTGGAAGCAGCCTGGAGGTCCCCCCTTCTCCTggcccgcgccccctcccccaagcccttgCTCCTTGGATCGCTCAGACCCGAGTCTGGGGTTCCCACACTCAGCTGACGCAACCTCGCAGCCTCGGTTCTGGGAGCAGCCCTGTGACACCCGTGAATCCCCCACCCACCTACCCCCCACAGCTGCCCTTCCCAAGGAGGACTCATGAACTAGCTTGGGGATGGGGAGCCATGAACCCCCTCACCTTGGAGGCCCCAGAACCAAAGTCAGTCCcgggccccccccaccccccgtcccccctcccccatcagcAGATCTCAGTGCTCCCAGACTCCTCTCTGGGTCTTCCCGACTCTGAATCCAAGCCGGACCTTGAGCCCCCAGACCCAATTCCAGGAACATCCTGTTCGCTCTCATGCTCCCCACCCACCTAGACCCTCTAATCAGCCTCAGCCCCGGAAACCAGGCCCAGAGCCGGTTAAGGTTCTGGAGCCCCCAGACCCCATTTTGGAGGCCCCTGAGCCCGCCCTGCTCTTGCAGATCCAGCTCACAGACCCCGAGACCCCAGATCTAGTTGTAACATCCCCCAAAAAACACTCCCCCACAGCCTCTCTTCCTCAAGGGCTCCAAGTGTCCCCAGCCCCAAACTCCTGGGCCGGGACGCCCGGCTCCTGAACATGGagcccagctcccacccccaccccatctcagGCTTCTAGAACCCTCCACACCCTGGATCTCTGAGGCTCGGCAACCTCTGGTGATCAGTTTTGATTCTGTTGCAGGTGCTCCTGACGCCTTGGAGGGGCCTCATCTCCACCGCCCCCCCCCGGCCCGCAGAGCCCCGCCGTCTGCCCTATCCCGGGGTCCGCTGCAGGCCCCGAGACCCAGGAGGAGAGAGCTTCCTGCCCGCCGCatgctgcctgccctgccctgcagcccTTGTGAAGTGTCCCTATCTGCCATCTGCTTGTGCTTGGGCGCCAAGCCCACTCAGAACCGGACAGGATAGGGGAGAGAGCAGGTGGTCAGGCCTGGGTCAGCCCCTACCTGGGACAATGCTGGGGATGGGGACACACCCATAGACTCTGACGTGGATTTAGGGGTGCACAGATGCACACCCACAGGACATGCGTGTGGCTGATGGCTGAACACTGGAACGCGCCCCAGACGTTTGGGTAGGTGGCCCTTCTCTGAATGCCCCCTGCTGTCCTGGCCTCCAGGGACCTCAGGACTCCCTCAGGAAGCGGGAGGTCTTCTGGGACTGGGCCTGTGTGGGGTCTGGCCAGAGCTGAGGACTCAGGGGTTGTTAGCATCTTTCATTCGCCCTCCCTCCAACACAGGAGGACACTTTAGTTCCAATTTGCATATTTCTGCAAATTCGAATTTGCATTCTGTCCCCGTCTCCGCCCATGGATGAGGGCccttgatgggtacttgggtttgGGGGTTcttggggaagaagagaagagaaatgagaggtCTTGGGGGAGGAGGTGTGGGGTCAGCTCTGGGAGCAGGGGTGGACAACTTGGGGGTGCGGGGAGGCAGGGAATTGGGGGCGATTCTGGCAGTTAGATATGAGCAAAGAGGCGAGTGCAGATCCTAAGAGGCCATAAATTGGGGATATGTGAAGAGGTCAGAGGTCAAGGGAGGTGCAGAAGGTTGGGGGGTTGTGAGTGCTGGAGAACCACGGATGAGAGGATGTGTGAGTGGGATACGAGCTGCGTGGGGTTCCAGGGGGCAGATACTAGGGAACGGCTCAGCATCCTCGGGCGCAGGTatgtattcattcaaccaacaaaaatttattgagtccttactatCTGTCAAGCACTGATCAAGAAGTGGCCCCTGGCTTTGAGCTGCTCAGAGAGTGCACGGGAAATGCCAGAGTTAGACATTGGAGGACACGGGAGGGTGGCAAACGAGAAGCCAAGGGCTGGGCAAGAGGAAGGGGCTTAGGAGGTGGTAAGTGATGGAGAGAAGCTGAGGGATCATGAAGGTGCTAAGGGAACAGGGAGGTGCTAAGAGAACATGATGGAGCTAAAGGGTCAAGGAGGTGCTAAAGGTCAGGGAGGTGCTAAGGGTTAGGGACTTCTAAGGGAGGTGCTATGGGGTCagagaaatgctaaaaggacAGAAGTGATAAGGAACAAGGGGGTGCTAAGGGTCAGGGCAGTGCTACGGGTCAGGGAGGTGCTAAGGACAGAAATGCCAAGGTGTCAGGGAGGTGCTAAGGGTCAGGGAGGAGCTAAGGGTTAGGGAAGTGTCAAGGGGTGGGTAGATGAGACAAGGGGTCAGAAGGCCTGGAGTCAGCCAGTCACTCCTTGAGCTGCACAGACACAGAGGAGTCAGTCACCTTGGTCCGCCGCAACCCCCCAGGCTCGATCCGGTTCTTGGTCTTGTGCAGAAAGTGGACAAAGCGCACGCCGGGGCCATACTGGCGGAATACGTGGGACACCTGGGGCAGCACCCGGGAAGGAAGAAGTCCTCACTCGTGACTATGAaccctgctctcctcccttctccccgtGAGGTCTTGGGAGACCCCCATGTctggggccgggggccggggcaGAGAGTCTCACCTGGACCCAGCGGCCAGGGGGGCCTCTCCCAGAGGTCCGGGGGGCCACATGGTGCTGTGCGATGACTGTGCGGCGGTCAGCTGCCAGCAGCCAGACATGCAGCTCATAGACACACACGTCCAGCCGGCTGTCCTCGAACCTGGGGGGACGGGGGAAGTGGGGGGACATGGGGAGGTCCAGGCCTTCAGCTGCCACCGCAGCCCGAACATCCCGGCCCCAACTCCTGACCCCAGTCAACACACTGGCATCCACTCTGTGCACCTGGGCTGAGTGGTGCTGGCACGCAGTAGTGACCGAGACAGCCCCACGTCTGCCGCCATGGGATTCGTAGTCCAGTGTGGGGGCAGACCTGTCACCAGGCAGTGACAATCGGGAACGGTCAGGGCCAGGATGGGGGAAGTCCAGGGCACTGGAGCATCACGCATGTGACCCAGCTGGGGGCGGTCATGGAGGGCTTCCCAGTGGAGCCCTGTGTAACTGACTCCTGACGGACGCAGGAATTGTCTGGAGAACAGGTAGGCAGccaaggaagaaggaacagcctggggcctggcagaTTTCAAACACTGGAAGCCTCTGAGAGAAGGGGGCGGAGAGGTTGCGGGAAGGCCTGGTGAGGAGCTGAGACCACAGGGGAGGATGGGGCGAGGCCTGCGCTTCGGGGAGCCCCGTGTGTGACCTGGCCgggcaggcaggctggcaggGCTGAGGCACGTACCAGTCCATGACCGTGATGTCTGGCTGCTCGTCATCCAGCAGCTCCTCccacaggccctgggccaggaggTCCACACACTGTTGCTTCACCGTCCAGCTGGGAGAGAGGACACGGGGGAGGCGGGGTCTGGGACCTGCAGGGACTGTTGGGTGTCTCCCAGGTTGGCTGGGCCCCAGAGAGCAGGAAACCCCGAACGTAGCACCCAATGGGCGCTGAGCATCGCTCAGCCCCTTCCAGTCTCAGGTCCACGAGCTCCCCTGAGAGCGATGCTTGCTCAACCCCGTCTtgcagagggggaaactgaggctcaagaagggaagtgacttgcccgaggtcgAGCAGCAAAGATGTGGCAGAGCCGGGATCCCAACCCAGGCGCGTGTGACTCTGGGCCCCTGAGTTACGCCCTCTCGCCCACCGTGCAGAAGCAGGGCCAGGTGTCATGGAGCACAGATGGCGGCCTGGGTGATGTCCCCCTCCCAGGGAAAGAAATTGAGAACAGGAACAATGTTGGCtgctatttattgaacacctactacgCGCAAGCCAGATCTAGCCAGACCCTATGCTGTGCGGTACGAGCATTCTCTCttggagactgaggcccagagaggccaagaCAGTTGCTCCGGGTCCCACAGCGAGGAAGCCTGGAAGGGAGAATCAAAGGCAGGCCACGCAGGCCCAGCCACTCACCTGCGATCCTGCTGGAGCATCTCAGTCCTAATGGTCCACCCGCGGAAATTGCCTGGTGGGTGGAGGGGCAAAGTGTTGGAACCTGCCCATTCTCCAGGACCACCCCCTCCCTCGGGGACAGCCACCAAGAGCTCACCCAGAGTCTCCAGGGGCTGCTGGGTGGGACCAGTAGAGGGTGCTGGTTCATAAATGTTGATGCCTGGAACGAGCAGGTTTGTGGGGCCCCAGGCGGGGGAAGCCGCCCCCTCCAcatcctccccctccctgcccgccCGGCTCCCGAGGAAGGGCGGGAATCTGGGCCGCGCCAGCCAGGCCAGACCAGCCGGGCAGGGACAGTGAGTCAGGGCCCGGGAGAGCCCTGAGAATGTcctcaggggagagggaggactgcggagggggagggggaggacgaGGGCGTGGGGTGAGAcccaggcagagagacagagaggcaccGAGGGAAAGAGACACAGAATAtaggcagagggaggcagggagagagagagggggataCAGGgtgagacagagacacagggagggagagagacagagagagagacggagatgCGCGGGGGAGGGGACAAAGACAGACGCAaagagacagaggcacagagaaagagacagagagggatggagagaaagagaaggtagaGAGAACAAGGAAATAGACGGAAAGAAAAAGAGACGGACGGTCTGAGTGGGCCACGCGGGGAAGAAGACAGGCACCGGGCGGCCCCCGCGCTCCGGCCCGGCCGCACCTTCGGGGTTGGGCGAGCGCAGCAGGTTGCGGTAGAGCGGCCGCCGCAGGAAGAGCAGCTTCCAGGTGAGGCGCGGGGGCAGCTCCAGGCCC of the Equus quagga isolate Etosha38 chromosome 13, UCLA_HA_Equagga_1.0, whole genome shotgun sequence genome contains:
- the NCCRP1 gene encoding F-box only protein 50 codes for the protein MEAVRDEHPLGGGMEADEPASPREPPSPPPPASPPSPAVPEPPEVPVPEPPTEASARQLLLEAWGPPGAGLELPPRLTWKLLFLRRPLYRNLLRSPNPEGINIYEPAPSTGPTQQPLETLGNFRGWTIRTEMLQQDRSWTVKQQCVDLLAQGLWEELLDDEQPDITVMDWFEDSRLDVCVYELHVWLLAADRRTVIAQHHVAPRTSGRGPPGRWVQVSHVFRQYGPGVRFVHFLHKTKNRIEPGGLRRTKVTDSSVSVQLKE